The DNA segment TGTTGCATTTGTGTTTGTCACCCTCAGACATGTGTATTTATATGTAATACGACAATTGCAAACCGGAAAACACTTTTGCGAttaactttgtttttgttttcgcTCAGTTCAAAGATCAAGAATCAGTCTGTcaatttggttttgaagttacAGTACAggcaagttttattttaaaggacGAATCTATAATGCGGAAACATGGACGTTTAACTGTATATAAGAAAGGGGAAACAAGTACTTTTCTGAACAACATCTTTGAGCCTAACCACTGGGAACTTCGTAAGATCATCGTGATATGTACACAAAACGATACACAAAGTACTCCACTTCaataaacatatcataaagtactGTTTAATCTCGAAACAACCCTTTTACAATCAAACGCATACTCTCGGTTAAAGGTTACCACCGAAGATATTGACTTTTCTTTGTAACCTCTGATGCAATATTGCTGGCCATTTAAATAAgctattttttggtatttttagaTCTTGATAGGAGCTATCTTTGGACTTGCACTTGGATCAAGTAATTCAGACTGGAAAACAGAAagtgacaaaacaaaacaacgaTGTCTTGTAAGCAAACAAAAACgtattttaaaaagtcaaaaatataCGAGTTGTTTTTAATCATTAACAAATGTAGAGCCAAGCTTTTAAAAGGTGGACAGGAAGGTCAACGCGTAGGTTTGGAGTAAAAAAAGACTATGCATTTGTCATATATGAATTTCCCTCTGGCTTCCTCTTAATCATCCTCTGAGAGCAAACGACAACAATTTCATTACAAGCTTACACAGAATATGGCGGGATAAAAACTAGGTGGAGGCGCACGAATCCTCCTAAACCTGGGACAGTGATGtcacagtacaacataagaacaaactataaaaatcagttcaaAAAAGTTAAGCTCATCAGATCCATCCAAAGCAGAATATATCAAACAGAATCATAAAGAAAACGTGGCAGGGAACTTTCACAATCCCACAACATAGCAGACGCCAAGTGCAAATATGAGAGTACCTGCAGTTaatgacagctagttcaaagccaataacaaatattataaaagttatacatttaaaactgTCATATCAATCAGTACAAATCCAAATGGATTTAGTATAAATACTTCATTCACATGGCAGAGATAAACACTAACTTATGCAATGTCAAGATGCTCgtttttgattatattttttgggGGTATATTTCGACAGTATATTTCTACAGTTCTTGATTATTGAACGATAATATATCAGCAAGATAACGACAAGCGTTGTTGTCAATTAAATGTAATTTAGACGGGTCTTTACTGACCATAAACAGTGATTCATAAAAGTACACGAAGAAGTCTACTTTAGAAGGGGTGCAATTGGTGCCCTTAGGACTGACTTAaacctgtcgataaactttATTGCTGAAATGTAGATAATAACAGCTTCAATCATCTCGTCACCCCGCCTGaagtatatttattatatttacctTTATCATTAGAGACAACAGGCTTTAAAATTGTAGTGTTAATTTAAAAGTGTAgtgttaataattaaaaaaaaaataacaattgtcAACAGAATCAAAATGACCACCAAAGGCGAGTGATTTTTAAAACACCAAGAACAAATAACACTCCAaaacacataattaatatttgactattttcataaagttttataGCCAAAAGttgattttatgttatttgataGTAGAGAAGGAACTAATTAAAAGCAGTAAAAGATTGGTTGCTGAACACTTTCTAGAGCCGAgatgaaacaatattttactggttttttttttttgtagtttaggTAACCAATACAAGGGACATATTTTGCACGAGAAATAGCTTACATGGGACATATTTTACAAGACACATAGCTAACACGAGCCATAACTCACATGAGACATATCCTACCTGAGATTTTGTTTTCACTAGACTTGTCTAACAAGGGACTATCAAACAAGAGATATTGACAAACAAGTGGAAATAGTAGAAACAGCTTTTGTATTAACCAAATTGGTAGATGGTTGTATGAGTAagacttttatatttattatgtaattaggaAGAATTATAGAGATTATGCTGATTTAGTGTCGTGACAGGAATTTTGAAGATGCATGTTGCAAACAAAACTAACGTTTCTAAagcatcaaaataaaacaatagataGCGAACACGGAAATCAATGATTTCAACACATATGTGTCTGTGTTTCTGTGTATGAGTTCGGGTGGATCTTTAAACATATGTTAacttaataataaaatacataagttagaaaacaactttttttttcaggttgtcgtgttttatgtttttgctGTAACATCTTTCTCATTTATGGGATTGTGTATTGGATATTCAGCATGGTCAATGGCAGAATGTGCTAGTAGGAACGAAAAGAATACTGCATGTAGTACAAGTTTTGACCTACAAGTGGGAATGAATGCTGTTGCAATTGTAACAGCAATTGGTCTTTTCATTTGTTGCCTCACCGTGTGTGTCATGTTTTGTTACTATAGAAAAGCTTTTCTGTTCCAGTCAAGACAGGAAAGAGTGGCTCAAATGCAGCTAAtattacaacaacaacaacatcaaATTGCAATGTTAAGCCAATCACAACAGCAACCGTATTATCCCAATATACAAGGAACGCAGTTCTCAAATACCGGAACAGGATATGGAACAACTTTTTCACATTCGCCGCCGTCTTATTCAGAGGCATTATACGGTGAAAACAAGCGATAAATGGACAGtattatatctgttttataGTGATGTGTTAAAAGTCTCGTAAACATTTACATTAGAATGTATTTCCTTACTCGTTATAATGTTATTTAGTTTATAGAATTATTGTGTATAACGCATGCGTGAGTATCTAAAAGAAATCATTGATTCCAGATTCCGTTAGCATCAAGTATATATagtacaacaacaacaacaccaCCAACGTGCCAAAGCTATATTGCTAGTCAAGGtcgtaaaaaaataattaacaacaTCAAAAACAATACATACTTCCAAACACATAAGGAATGTAGTTTCCATATATTAGACCCAGGACTGGAactatttttttgataaaattctggTGTATTAAATACTTTATCAGAAAGTGCCGACTCGATGTTCGCCGTCTGTCAAATGGTCttagaaataaagaatagtTTCATCGAGGAAGGTTATATTCattgtatatttgtattggtaaaataattataaaaaaaaccagttgttaGTTTATAGTCGAAAAGACTCTTGAATATTTTCTGTTTcttattatcaattttgtaataatattataatgtcATCCTATCGGTAGGTTTATAATGAGTAACTTAAAGAAGTTTTGGTCCTGAATGCTTTCGTACTTCGTACTTAATTTTACCTTTactgattcgagcgtcactggtgagtgtTTTTCgacatttaattataaacctGATATCtctaatttttagtttttttggtaTCAGCTGAATATGATCACATTGCTTGGTTGACGTCTACATTGGAATATTGGGATGTGCTGCTGATCACGCTATATTGACACAGATAGCCCATTCCGAAagagagtttttttttagagaaaaaaaacgaaaagtAATTTCTGTTTCAGAAACGTATTTTATTTACGAATCTATTTATAAGTTTATGCTGAAGCATATTATCACACTTGGGTACGTCAGTgaagttgttttcaatttggtGTTATGTTTAAATGGGATATGTCACATATTTTGATAAGATATACAATTTCGGCTCGTTGAACTATTATATATAACTGTAAATTGAAAacataatgcatttatctcttttattgtCTGAAATAGTTTCGAATAAATTCTTTAAACAACAGGATATTATTTGTACACTGAGCGGAGCGAATACAATCAGTAAAATAATATtctcataattataaattaactatttacaaaactttgaaatttgaattagCAATACTGTTCAACCGCAGGAATGGACTATCGAAGCTGTATTTGGTAAcacttttaggaaattttggtccttaacgctcttcaacttcgtactttttcaTTTGGTATTTTCACTTGTTTGGACACCCTCGGGGAATTCAAACCCCACAGGCAGTGTCATCGACCCATTGCTTATAAATAATCTCTACAAAGATTCCAggatcaaattttatatttacgccagacgcgcgttttgtctataaaagactcatcagtgacgctcacatccaaaaaagttaacacGGTCAAATAacgtacgaagttgaaaagcattcaggaccaaaattcctaaaaggttagcaaaatacagctaaggttatctattccgggggaagaaaagccttagtatttcaaaaattcaatagttttgtaaacagtgaATTTATAGATATGACCATATCATTGATTATTCATGTCAGCCTAGAAGtcctgactactggactggtgaaaccctcggggaattaaaactgTGGCAtcgatccaatggttgtaaataaactgatcATAAATACAAGgataacaatttatattttcgcaagacgcgcgtttcggtTACTGTACAAAAGACTCAGGGACGCTTGAATCTAAAAcagtaaaaaaggaaaaataaaagacaagaaagaagatcattgaggaccaaaattcctaaaagttttgccaaatacagctacggtTGTCTATTACTGAGGTAGAAAACTGTAAGCCTTAGTACTTCAAAgcttcaaaagttttgtaaacattttatttataaatatgaccatatcaatgaatTTTCTTGTCTTCACAGAAGtcctgactactaggctggggGTACCTTtggggaattaaaactccaccagcagtgacattgcgccagtggttgtaaataaactcgtcatagataccaggattaattttgtattcacaccaaacgcgcgttttttttctgcaaaagactcatcagtgacggtcgaatccaaaaaagttaagaccccccccccccccaaaaaaaaaacaaccccaaTAATAAATGATAACATTTTCCTTGAATATTATAAGATCAATttactctctctctctctctgatTACTTCAGATATTACAGTACTGTTCTAAATGTCCacttcataacaaaattatgtcAATTAGTTGACCGTTACGTAGTGGACATATTCATTCTTTGGGGCATTCGTTCATACCACTGATACTTTGACATCACTAACACTGTGCTTGTTTCTATAAAACACAGAATATTGATTATTATTGTGACGTGATGTTAAAAGTTAAAGTTAAAATACGGGATACATCTGCTAacttaaatgtcaaaatattgtTGGTACCATTTACAGAGTTATACTTTCATTATTATAATGGTATGTAGAGTTATAACTGAGGCACaatctagataaaaaaaaaaaagaattgccaAAAGTTATATCATAGAAAGCAAATACGTTTTTGTTATGtagttgaaaaaatatcaagtaCGCTATAAAACATTAGGATAAATCTGAAACCAAAACCAACTACTATTTTTAGGCGTTATAAAATCAATCtacacaggcaaaatttgctcacatgaatttcacatcaatctcacgtgaaattcacatgaaaaattTCATATGAGATTCACCTCAATCGAGCTTATACATGAAACTCACGTGAAAATATTtatgtgaatttcacgtgaatctGATGTGAAATTTGTCACAtaaatttcacgtgaaatttacaacaattttttttttcaactttcatcattttaattaaatttgaaaatttagatgttatttgaattactctattctaaaaaaaaatgagaattatGTGAAACTCATAAAAATTGTTTCACGTGAGTTTCACgtataagggagctaccatttgatttttatggggggggctaggatgaaatttgaaaaaaataggcaggacaggagttttgagtaaaaaaaaaggcaggatgagacacttgcaaaaaaaaaaaaggcaggacgacaatttaggtaaaaaaaatcaggataaactaaaaaaaaaaggcaggatcgaacagagtgaaaaataaaaaggcaggacagagattacagctaaaaaaaatgcaggacaaaatttttcatcctagcccccccccccccccccccccccataaaaatcaaatggtagctccctaagctcgtttgaggtgaaattgatgtgaaattcacgtgagattcacatgaatttaaattgATGTACAAGAGAAATTTGCCTGTGTACATTGAATGTtctatcttaaaaaaaaaacagaacattGTAAGATGTGtataattgtaaaaatttcTGGGTCACGCAGTTTAGGGTTTTAGAGCTTTGAGCACGATTTTTCAAGAAAATCCACGAACGTATTTCTTATTTTCTGCAAGTAGTAGAACTTACGTTACACTATGTAGGACACCAACTTTCAAATTATCAGGAACTcgattttcggctctcccttgacaccatttgcgagtatggtcttaaggaaacgattatagtccgtcggaaggggacgaaaaatggctgacccgtgttaagagagagccatatctcctgcacgttaaagacaccccgaagatttcgaaaaagagtaggctaatgccgctacaaggcagcacttgcacccgcaaagtggaaagggattaaaacaagttgcaaaacttgtttcccaatctactataaataaatatgttaaaactaacTTTCAAATGATGATAAAGTCGTATGTTTTGTACAAGAATATAAACAGATTTTGAAAAGACCCATCGATACATTTTTCTTGAAAACTGTATATTTTTGGTACATAAATGTCCGCTTTAATAATATAGAATATTGATAGGTGAATAAAGTAAACGTATCCATGGTAAGTTTTGCTGTTAGAAAGTTCGTTATTCATGAAAGTATAttgaataaattatacatgatgAAAGATTAAGACCGAATTGACAGGACAGAAagacaacaaaaaattaaaagagtaagaatttttaaaagttgttaatttccAGAGACCAGAATTGTAACAGCAATGACTGAAAAAGTGGAAATAGTTATGGATGATTGTAGGTACTTACTGCCATAATATATGTAGAAGAGTGGGAGTTTCATCTTCACAAAGGGTCACTATGTGACAGCATTgggtaaattttaatatttgtttcatttatatatcaatgGAATATAAGGTTGCCTGTAAGATATATAcccagttgttgtccattcgtttgatatgttttatcatttgattttttccatttgattagagactttccattttgaattttcctctgagctcagtatttttgtgattttactttttatcatacAAACTTATAACATAATTGCCTCAGCTTGCAAATTTTCCTAATGGgatttaaggttcatgtggaccctatggctaaaatggccgtatttttacctcaaaatttactctgagtacagacaaacctggaCATCTGTAAAAAAGttcaggcatagcatgccctagataaatgaattttaagtatgttttatgttttagaaaaataaaaacttaccaggattttgccgtgcactttttttcattcctccagaaggtgccaaataaactaagttgggaaacaggtttgagaacttccccacaggtaaaaattaaagtgagcatttttaattgacatggacattagatggacaatagatacctgacaataatttgttatttaaactgtgtacctgagtggagcatatcaaggtaaactcaactgtttgttaattttatcatcttctccagagacgaaaaaaagtgtacggcaaaatccagttaagttatgaattttctaaatcatacaatgcatttgaattctatttatctagggcatgctatgccttaaaacttttccagatgcacaggtttgcctgtactcagagaaaaatttgaggtgaaaatacggccattttagccatagggtccacatgaaccttaatgcgatttgattttcaaatatgtcaCTTGGTTTGGTTTAGATAATTAATGTTAACAAAACAGTTCAGATGCTTCAGTTTGATACAAAATTCGGTGATTACGAAAAAATTACGTGACAAAAATACATGCGcgtttacagaaaaataaaataaataaactgttgacacagagatatgtcCAGCCTGTCAGCATAAAATGTAGAAACTATACAATCCAAAGGACAGCAAGGtggtttaattattattattctttgaaCCATGCAGCGATAGTAATGCAAATTACATTAATATCAATGATGATCAATCGCAAGTAGTTCCTACCAAAgtaacttaaaaacttaaaaattgcTGACGTCGTTTTCGAAAAAGCAATCCCTATATCTAGCGTTCCGCGACTTTGTCGCAGGCGAGGcaaaacatatctttttttggTCGAAGTAACCTCATATAATTGGAATAATTTATAcctaaaaacaacaaatatacatataattacTGATCTCTGTACAGAAAGAACAATTTCACTGATTGATAAGAGCTCAATTTACACAGAGAACtccttttgtttgtttgaaatcgTATGTTGAATCAGATGTGGACTCACTTTATTACGTAAGTAAACAGAAAAACTCCAAATTGTTTGTTCCCGTGATTTATTCTTGATAATCATTGgtacaatttacaaaaatggtATGACGTTCAAGATGGCAGCGTCTTTTATAAACTGAACTGTTTgaaaagttaacgattttgtGTTTATATGAATATTGAATTCGATTTTTTGTTCTATTGATTTGTTTACTGTTAATTGGGACTTTCAAATTAATCTATCTTGTATTTTAATGACCATTCATGACTTGATAGTTGATACCTCCATATCTTAACAACATAAGAGCCACCTTTGATTTCGAATAGACACTACAATCCGAGTACATGACTTGATTAACCCCTTCACGTTCCCGTCGGTACTGTCTTTGGTACTCTGATACTGATGGACTATGTTTTTGGCCAACTAGCTTGCgtaaagtattgaatctttgacatttgcTTACGTAAAGAATTGGCTAAGGGCTCAAATCAATACTCTATATATCACAGATGTGTGATTCATGGTGCCTGAGACTTCTATCGAGTACTGATTGGTAACAAATCACCACTAACGGACAACATTTTTGCCAGTGAAAAccgattttttaaataatttgaacataATATATCCATAGAGAATGGTAAAGTATACTGATGATTTCGGGAGCagtatgacttttttttattaactatgcTGTGTATTTTGGAGGGAAACTATTTAtagtatgattaaaacttgtgcACATGTTAGTTAAGTGATTTAAAGTGTACCAACGAAATCATAACTTGAAATGCATACAGGGAAAATCATccgaaaaaatattttctgcatAAAATGGTCCCAAAATGTTTTCGACAGTTTTGCATGCACATCAGTTTAACCCTATCTACGCCACTGGTGTGAGCTTTTGTGCGACTGCTATATTCGATTGAATTTATATAGTGTCTTTTCCATAAGTGTATGTCCAATTTGTCGGAACGTGAAAGGGTTTATGTTAAAAATTGTTCGTGTGTAACATCAGTTGTCATCATAGAAAGCATTACTCCTTCAACACGAGACTGTAAAATATCGTACATGAGGGTTGAAAAGGTTCCTAATGGTCAAGTATTTATAATGTACTTCAGCATTGTTGGACACAAGCGGGACAGcatatcctcatttttacggagaTGTTGTTTACTGTGGCCGGAAATAAAGAAACGATCCTGGTAAACTTGTCGATCtttcaaataaacttattcttaaagTTTATCAATTCAACAATGTAattagatcattgaatattgttttattggtattaatattgattttgtcagcagtaaattaaaaggaaacttaacattattgttatatacatatacacattcatgaaTCTACAATATGTCGAAAACTGTATCTTGGCCTTGCACATGGTGATGTTTTTCACTGACTGTTTATCTTGACTCTAAATCCAAGTGATGTTGGAACActggacacttttaatttgcaaaacactcatttgcaaatcCGCTGCGGCCTCAAACAAGAGCtacaatatcatgtatataaccaaaatgtgcggaattacatgggattcaataatttcattggttttatacagttactttcatatttattttgcaatttgaattataaaaacatgggattttcaatatcccatgggacagggcaaaatcccatgggatttaccattatcccatgggattttggttaaatcccatgggatttttttttgtcccatgggattattgtagtcccatgggatatttgttgtcccatgggaccaaaaaaatcccatgggatttttattatcccatgggatttttaatatcccatgggacaaattaaaatcctatgggattctaattgtaaatatatagatataaataaacagtaatGTGTATGTTACAATGTGTTCTATTTGGtagtaaattattataaaatgaatctttttaattgaatatctttttttcttgggAAATGTTAATTTAGCATATTGTTCTTTAACTgttcaaaactaaaattttaaacaac comes from the Mytilus trossulus isolate FHL-02 chromosome 3, PNRI_Mtr1.1.1.hap1, whole genome shotgun sequence genome and includes:
- the LOC134712645 gene encoding uncharacterized protein LOC134712645 — translated: MHISGVDLRGCQFPQQQLTTEEEARFLALRLNVVKKYKIIAMAMTAGAVLLIIAGIVIVSKSTGGGFPLTAGSPIWAGSLILIGAIFGLALGSSNSDWKTESDKTKQRCLVVVFYVFAVTSFSFMGLCIGYSAWSMAECASRNEKNTACSTSFDLQVGMNAVAIVTAIGLFICCLTVCVMFCYYRKAFLFQSRQERVAQMQLILQQQQHQIAMLSQSQQQPYYPNIQGTQFSNTGTGYGTTFSHSPPSYSEALYGENKR